In Haloarcula limicola, the genomic stretch GCGCCTGCGCATCGGCGTCTTCGGCTACGTCATCTTCTGGATACTCGCCTACCTCGTCGGCGTGGTCCGGTTCGTCCTCCGGTACGTGCTGTGACGGACACACCAAAATCTCAGGTGGGTGGGCCGCGTGCCGAGCAGATGGGAGAGAGCACGTCGACATGGTAGCGCTCGATACAGCGACGATACTGGAACTCGCCGCCGGGACGGTCGCGCTCGTGACGCTCGTGAAGGGGGCCGGCACGGCCGTCGCCCGCTCGCTCGCGCTGGCGCGGCACTTCGACGTCTCCGAGGACCTCGTCGGGATGTTCGTCCTGTCGATCGGCACGAGCCTCCCCGAGATCGGCACGCACCTCGTCGCGTCGGTCGGCATCCTCGGCGGACGCCTGGAGTACGTCGTCGCCTCGGGGACCGTCATCGGCGCGAACATGGGCGCGTCGACGGCCCAACAGCTCTTCCTGATGGGCGTGTTGTTCGTCGGCTACGGTCGATACAGGCCGACGAAATCGTTCCTGCGGTCGAGCTACCTCCCGATGCTAGGCGCGTTCGTCCTGCTTCTGGCCCTCGGAGTCGACGGCACGATCTCTCGACTCGACGGTGCTGTCCTCCTCCTCGCGTTCGCCGGCTACGCCTACCGTCGGTTCAGCGAGCCGGTGGACCGCGCCGTGCTCGCGGAGGTGCCCCAGGAGAGCACGCGAGTCGGGCGGGATGCGGCGGTCGCCGCGGGAGCGCTCTTGCTCGTCCTCGCGAGCGCGTTCGTCGTCCTCAGCGTCGTGGAAGCGACCGTCGACCGCCTCCGCCTCAGCGGGTCGATGCTCGGCGTCGTCACCGTGGGCATCGCCGCGGCGCTCCCCGAGCTCACGACGGTCATCGAATCGATCCGCCGCCGCACGCCCGCGCTGGCGCTCGGGACGCTCGTCGGCAGCAACGTCGTCAACCCGCTGATCGGTATCGGTCTCGGGGGCGTCGTCTCGACGTACGCCGTCCCGCCGTCGGTAATCCTCTGGGACCTGCCGTTCAAACTCGCCGTCGGGGCCGGGCTCTTCGCGTATCTCCGCTTCGTCGGCGACGGGTCGCTCGGCCGACGAGAGGGCGGGACCATGCTCGTCCTGTACCTCGGCTACGTCATCGGCCGGCTCGTCCTCTTCCCCGGCTAGTCACCACGGCTCGCCGCTGGCGAGGTCGACCTCGCTGTCGCCCTTCTCCGAGGGACAGATGTCGGCCAGCACGCACTCGCCGCACTCGGCCGTGCGCGCGCCGCAGACCGCGCGGCCGTGGTCGATGAGCAGATGGGTGAACTGCTGCCACTCCGTCTCGGGGACGACCTCCAAGAGGTCCTGCTCGATGGCCTCGGGGCGCTCCTCCTCGGTCAGGCCGAGGCGGCGCGAGAGGCGTTGGACGTGCGTATCGACGACGATGCCCTCGACGACGTCGTGGCCGTGCTGGAGGACGACGTTGGCCGTCTTGCGACCCACGCCCGGAAACTCGGTCAGTTCCGACATCGTATCAGGGACCTCGCCGCCGTGTTCCGCGACGATCTTCTCGCCGATCCCCTTCAGGTAGCCGCCCTTGTTGTTGTGGAAGGTGATGCCGTAGATGTCTTCGGCCAGTTGCTCCTCGCTGGCCGCGGCGTAGTCCTCGGGCGTCTCGTATTTCTCGAACAGCTCGGCGGTCACCTCGTTGACGCGCTCGTCGGTGCACTGCGCCGAGAGGACGACGGCGACCAGCAGTTCCAGCCGGTTCGAGTAGTTCAGCGAGATGGTCGAGTCGGGGTACTCCTCGTGGAGTCGGTCGACGACTTCCTCGGCCTGCGCTCCGCGGCTCTCCAACGGTGTTCCCATGCCACGACGAGGGGGTGGGACCGCCTTTGGCGTATCGCTCTCGAGGACGGGCACGAGTCGTCGTGTCACACCGTCGAAACGCTGTTGTCGGCCGCCGGCGATTGCGAGGTATGCCCGGACCCGCCTTTCTCCGCGGTGAGAAGGTGACGCTCCACGTCATCGGTGACGACGACGTGTCGTTCCTCTACGAGACCATCAACGACCCCGAGGTCCGAACCGGCCTCTCGTTCGCCCGCCCGAAGACCGAACGGGCGGAGCGCGAGTGGGTCGAGTCGGTCACCGACCCCGACGCCGACGACGTCCACTTCCTGATCTGTGACGACGGCGACCCCGTCGGTACCGTCGGCCTGCGGGACCTCGATACGCGCATCGGCAACGCCGAAATCGGCTGCTACCTCGTCCCCGACGCGTGGGGAAAGGGGTACGCTACCGACGCGGTGCGGGCGCTCCTCGGCCACGCGTTCGAGCAGCTCCGCCTCCACAGGGTCCACGCGCGGGCCGTCGCCGACAACCAGGGGTCGAAGCGAGTGCTGGAGAAAGTCGGGTTCGAACGCGAGGGCGTCATGCGCGATCACTGGTACCGCGACGGGGGCTACGAAGACGTCTACCTCTACGGACTGCTCGAACGCGAGTGGCGGGACTAGAGCGACTCGACGGCGTCCAACACCGCCGAGAGGTCCGGCGGGTCGCCGTTCGGTGCCTCGCGCTCGTCGGCCCACGCGAATCGCACGCGACACCGGCCGTCGACGAGGAACGCCGCTCGGCGCGTCGAGCCGTCGGGTCGCTGGACGCCGAACTGCGCATCGACGCCGGGGTGGTCGACCAACAGCGGGAACGGCAGTTCGAGGTCGGACGCGAAGGCTCGGTGGTCCTCCAGACTGCCGGGCGCGACGCCGAAGACGGCGATGGCGTCGGTCAGCGCCCCCCAGTCGGTGTCGCGGAGCGCTTCGAGATACGAGCGACAGGCCGGCGCGAAGTCCTCGGCGTAGAACGCGACCAGCACGGGTGCCCGGCCGGTCGCCGCGGAGAGTCGATAGGCGCCGACGCCCTCGCCTGCGGTGCCCTCTAAGTCGAAGTCCGGTGCGGGGTCGCCTGCGTCGAGCATTACCGGCGAGAAGCGCGGCGACGAGAAAAAGTGTCGGGACGAGCGCTCAGTCGGCCATCGTCTCGTGGCCCTTCGCCACGTCAGCCGCGTCGGCCGGGGTCGCGATCCGGTAGGCCGCGTACAGGCCCAGGACGACCAGCCCCGCGATGACCAGACCGGTTCGGACGGTCGGGTCGACCATCGGCGTCGCCACGATCTCGCCCGCCTCGTTCGTCACCGGGGCCGCCCCATAGGGCGCGCCGGCGAGCATCTCTACGATGCCCAGGCCCACGATGCCCAGCAGCATCAGTCCGCCGCTCAGTGCCATCGCCGCCTCGTCGATGATGTCAGTCATGCCTTGTCACCTCGTCAGCCGAGTAGGTAGCGGAGTTTGGGGTGGCGCTCCACCAACGCCAGTCTCTCGATGACCGCGTCGAGGCCGTAGTACCGGCCGGCGCCGCCGACCATCACGGTCACGAACAGGAGCAGGCCCATCAGGTCGCCGTTGACCAGGCCGTGCCCGAACCCCGCGTTGCCGACCCAGAACAGGGTCATGAAGACGGCCCCGCCGAAGGCCGCCAGCCGGGTGAGCGCGCCCGCCATGAGTGCCAGTCCGATGAGCGTCTCGAACAGGGGGACCCCCGGCGCGATGAGCCACGCGAGGTTGTTCCCCATCCAGACCGGGATGGGACCGAGCGCCGTGCCAGTCATCTGCTGCAGGTAGGCCGGCCCGTAGGTGAACGCCAGCCCGTTCTCGACGAGCTTGGTCGCGCCGGCGTGGAAGAACCACCAGCCGGTGACCACTCGCAGGAACGCCAGCCAGTACGCCGTCAGCGGCCCGTCCAGCCCGAGTTCGAACTCGTCGGCCAGGGGGTTGGTTGCTTGGTAGGACATCGTTACCTCACATGTGCAACTCCGGCCGAGACGAGTATATAAATAGGAGCGCGTTCCCGCGAACTGAAAACGGTCCTGCGTCGGGTGAGGCGACGTATTGTGGGCGATTGTTTGAATAGATTCGTTCGGACTCGAACTTATATCCGTGGGGGCGTGTGCGACGGCGCGACGCCCCACCGTGAGCTTCAAACCTCGCTCCCGAGTAGCCACGGCAGCATGGCACTGGAACTGCCCGGCGAGTACACGACGGCGCGCGTGATGGTCGAGGACGAATCGCTGGTCGAGGCGGGCTGTCTCGACCAGATACAGTCGCTCGTCGACCACCCGGCGTTCACCGAACCGGTCCGGGTGATGCCCGACACGCACTGGGGCGCGGGCGCGCCCATCGGCTTCACGATGCCGCTCGGCGACCGGATCGTTCCGAACGTCGTCGGCGTCGACGTCGGCTGCGGGATGGCGGCGACGAACCTCGGTGACTCGCTCCCGCTCGAAGACGGAGAGCGAGAGCGCCGCGTCCGCGAGGCCGTCCCGATGGGGCGGTCGGTCCACGACTACGACGACGCGCCCCACCTCGTCTCCGAGTTCCCCTTCGAGCGAGCCAACGACGTGTTCGAGGGGTTCGACGAGGCCTTCGAGGCACGCTTTGGCGAGCGCATCGACCCCGTCGAGTTCGACTTCGACGGCTACGACGGCGAGTACTTCGAGTCGCTCTGTGAGCGAGTGCTCGCCGACCAGCGACAGGGGATGGGCCACGTCATCCAGAGCGCCGGGACGCTCGGTGGCGGCAACCACTTCGTCGAGTTCGCCCGCGCCCGCGAGAGCGGCGACTACTGGCTCGTCGTCCACAGCGGCTCTCGCTATCTGGGCAAATCGGTCGCGGAGTTCTGGCAGTCGAAAGCGACCGACCGGCGGGCCATCGGCTCCATCCGCGAGGAGATCCCCGAGGAGTACGCCGACTACCTCAAGTTCGATCCCGAGACGGTCGGCGATGGCGACCTCTACGAGTGGGTCACCGGCGGCAAGGGCGAGTCGCACATCGAGAAGGACCGCCTGCGCCGGGAACTCGACGGGAAAGACATCGAGGACGCCTTCGACGCGCTCGGGTCGCTCGGTCCACACGTCGGCGACGACGGGGACCGGGACAGCGACCTCGACTGGCTGGAGGGCCGAGAGGCCCACGGCTACTACGTCGACATGCTGTTCGCCCAGCAGTACGCCCGCTGGAACCGCGAACTGATGAGCGACGCCATCTGCGAGGCGCTGGGTATCGACCCCGTCGAGCGCTTTCAGAGCATCCACAACTACATCGACTTCAGGGACATGACGATTCGCAAGGGCGCGACGCCCGCCCGCGAGGGCCAGCGGCTCGTCGTCCCGTTCAACATGGCCGAGGGGTCGGTCCTCGCCCGCGGGAAGGGCAACGACGAGTTCCAGCAGACCGCGCCCCACGGCGCGGGGCGAGTGATGAGTCGCGGGGAGGCCCACGACGTGGTCGAGATGGACGAGTTCGCCGACGCGATGG encodes the following:
- a CDS encoding sodium:calcium antiporter, whose translation is MVALDTATILELAAGTVALVTLVKGAGTAVARSLALARHFDVSEDLVGMFVLSIGTSLPEIGTHLVASVGILGGRLEYVVASGTVIGANMGASTAQQLFLMGVLFVGYGRYRPTKSFLRSSYLPMLGAFVLLLALGVDGTISRLDGAVLLLAFAGYAYRRFSEPVDRAVLAEVPQESTRVGRDAAVAAGALLLVLASAFVVLSVVEATVDRLRLSGSMLGVVTVGIAAALPELTTVIESIRRRTPALALGTLVGSNVVNPLIGIGLGGVVSTYAVPPSVILWDLPFKLAVGAGLFAYLRFVGDGSLGRREGGTMLVLYLGYVIGRLVLFPG
- the nth gene encoding endonuclease III; this translates as MGTPLESRGAQAEEVVDRLHEEYPDSTISLNYSNRLELLVAVVLSAQCTDERVNEVTAELFEKYETPEDYAAASEEQLAEDIYGITFHNNKGGYLKGIGEKIVAEHGGEVPDTMSELTEFPGVGRKTANVVLQHGHDVVEGIVVDTHVQRLSRRLGLTEEERPEAIEQDLLEVVPETEWQQFTHLLIDHGRAVCGARTAECGECVLADICPSEKGDSEVDLASGEPW
- a CDS encoding GNAT family N-acetyltransferase; this translates as MPGPAFLRGEKVTLHVIGDDDVSFLYETINDPEVRTGLSFARPKTERAEREWVESVTDPDADDVHFLICDDGDPVGTVGLRDLDTRIGNAEIGCYLVPDAWGKGYATDAVRALLGHAFEQLRLHRVHARAVADNQGSKRVLEKVGFEREGVMRDHWYRDGGYEDVYLYGLLEREWRD
- a CDS encoding redoxin domain-containing protein, whose amino-acid sequence is MLDAGDPAPDFDLEGTAGEGVGAYRLSAATGRAPVLVAFYAEDFAPACRSYLEALRDTDWGALTDAIAVFGVAPGSLEDHRAFASDLELPFPLLVDHPGVDAQFGVQRPDGSTRRAAFLVDGRCRVRFAWADEREAPNGDPPDLSAVLDAVESL
- a CDS encoding DoxX family protein, with translation MSYQATNPLADEFELGLDGPLTAYWLAFLRVVTGWWFFHAGATKLVENGLAFTYGPAYLQQMTGTALGPIPVWMGNNLAWLIAPGVPLFETLIGLALMAGALTRLAAFGGAVFMTLFWVGNAGFGHGLVNGDLMGLLLFVTVMVGGAGRYYGLDAVIERLALVERHPKLRYLLG
- a CDS encoding RtcB family protein, which encodes MALELPGEYTTARVMVEDESLVEAGCLDQIQSLVDHPAFTEPVRVMPDTHWGAGAPIGFTMPLGDRIVPNVVGVDVGCGMAATNLGDSLPLEDGERERRVREAVPMGRSVHDYDDAPHLVSEFPFERANDVFEGFDEAFEARFGERIDPVEFDFDGYDGEYFESLCERVLADQRQGMGHVIQSAGTLGGGNHFVEFARARESGDYWLVVHSGSRYLGKSVAEFWQSKATDRRAIGSIREEIPEEYADYLKFDPETVGDGDLYEWVTGGKGESHIEKDRLRRELDGKDIEDAFDALGSLGPHVGDDGDRDSDLDWLEGREAHGYYVDMLFAQQYARWNRELMSDAICEALGIDPVERFQSIHNYIDFRDMTIRKGATPAREGQRLVVPFNMAEGSVLARGKGNDEFQQTAPHGAGRVMSRGEAHDVVEMDEFADAMAGVYSESVVESVRDEAPMAYKDAEEIVAALEPTADVVDWLDAVHNLKATS